A genomic window from Levilactobacillus yonginensis includes:
- a CDS encoding 1,4-dihydroxy-2-naphthoate polyprenyltransferase codes for MTLGIFLELVEIKAKIASIWPFLLGMVFVQTNYQHLNWGVTALFFVAMLLFNMAVDINDNYQDYTKAGNQAAEWKKHTNIIGVHQLSIHRIFILMASLAVVAGVIGLYLVWKTGWPLLLMGVFCFLVGYAYAGGPRPLSGTPTGEFFAGFTMGYMIMLITVYLNLYNTPDFSWILMGRVLLASGIAVMAIAALLLANNICDAEEDLALDRKTIVYYLGVRGALWLFAGFYLVGYLSLIVSVWLGDLPAWSLLTLLSVPLIVKNVHGLFRIQIKKETFILAVRNLAILALTTILAEGVGLLLG; via the coding sequence ATGACACTAGGAATCTTTTTGGAACTAGTTGAAATCAAGGCTAAAATTGCGTCAATTTGGCCCTTTTTATTGGGAATGGTCTTTGTTCAGACGAATTACCAACATCTGAATTGGGGAGTGACGGCGCTATTTTTCGTTGCTATGTTGCTGTTCAATATGGCCGTGGATATCAATGATAATTATCAGGACTATACCAAGGCTGGTAATCAGGCAGCTGAGTGGAAGAAGCACACAAACATCATTGGTGTGCATCAGTTGTCCATTCATCGGATATTCATACTGATGGCCAGTTTAGCGGTGGTTGCGGGCGTGATTGGTCTTTACTTGGTCTGGAAAACGGGTTGGCCCTTACTACTGATGGGGGTCTTCTGTTTCCTGGTAGGATACGCCTACGCGGGGGGACCTCGGCCACTTTCCGGGACGCCGACTGGCGAGTTCTTTGCTGGGTTTACCATGGGCTATATGATAATGTTAATCACTGTTTACTTAAATTTATATAATACACCGGATTTTTCCTGGATACTCATGGGCCGGGTGCTCTTAGCTTCCGGCATCGCCGTCATGGCAATTGCGGCGTTATTGCTAGCTAATAATATTTGTGACGCTGAGGAAGACCTAGCCCTGGATCGAAAGACCATCGTCTATTACCTGGGCGTACGGGGCGCATTATGGCTGTTTGCTGGCTTCTACCTTGTCGGCTACCTGAGCTTGATTGTGAGTGTCTGGTTGGGCGACCTACCAGCTTGGTCATTGTTAACGTTACTCAGCGTGCCACTCATCGTGAAGAACGTCCACGGGTTATTTCGGATCCAAATTAAGAAAGAAACGTTTATTCTAGCCGTCCGTAACCTGGCAATTTTAGCATTGACCACGATTCTGGCTGAGGGAGTGGGCCTGTTGCTGGGTTAA
- a CDS encoding xanthine phosphoribosyltransferase — translation MKILEDRIRQDGTVLAGNVLKVDNFLNHQIDPQLMDQLGAEFAHRFKDAGITKILTVESSGIAPAVLAGLHMDVPVIFARKHKSLTLTDNLYTAKVYSYTKRVNNDISIDRRFLDKEDRVLIVDDFLANGQAVQGLLDIAQTAQIKVAGVGVVIEKRFQKGHQLVEDAGIQLEALASIASFADGQVVFAQD, via the coding sequence ATGAAAATCTTAGAGGATCGCATTCGCCAAGATGGCACGGTTTTGGCGGGGAACGTGTTAAAAGTCGATAACTTCCTGAATCATCAAATTGATCCACAGCTGATGGACCAGTTAGGCGCCGAATTTGCGCACCGATTTAAGGATGCTGGCATCACAAAAATCTTGACGGTTGAGTCTTCCGGAATCGCTCCGGCCGTTCTGGCAGGGCTTCACATGGACGTTCCAGTAATCTTTGCACGTAAGCATAAGAGCCTGACCTTGACCGATAATTTATACACGGCGAAGGTGTACTCATACACCAAGCGGGTCAACAATGATATCTCAATTGACCGCCGCTTCCTGGATAAAGAAGATCGCGTGTTGATTGTGGATGACTTCCTAGCCAATGGACAAGCTGTTCAAGGACTCTTGGATATTGCGCAGACGGCGCAGATTAAGGTTGCTGGTGTAGGGGTCGTCATTGAGAAACGTTTCCAAAAGGGACATCAACTGGTTGAAGATGCTGGGATTCAATTGGAAGCTTTGGCCAGTATCGCGTCATTTGCGGATGGTCAGGTGGTCTTTGCCCAGGATTAG
- a CDS encoding ATP-grasp domain-containing protein, with translation MTNTVLYPGDTIGVIGDSANAAMLVTTARKMGLRVGAYGADETSEALQLADFKAVGTTKDQDKLQHFAESCAAIVYDSDRVSTNVIKFLTQYTRIPQGSDMLEMMQDRLLERAFFEQLNVNIAPYATIINLDDVYQSINSIGYPCVLKPIQKEWSRGRELVIKTQTDIAKAAGLLDWGTYILESQIAYDREYSIMVARDQSGNQQVFPITEVQSDGDRTSKTWMPAQVDQAVASEIHRIAGEVAKNVNYVGVFEVSFYLTSSGAIYVKKIVPAPSDAGYVFEVSTTVNEFSQHLRAIAGLPLAEPQVLTPAVTVAFTAAQLAAVRTQWQLKPNWHFTFYHLRHQEDDDVMGHIAVQGSAVKLILDQLDDTGIWAATNDAPTQA, from the coding sequence TTGACGAACACGGTCTTATATCCTGGAGATACGATTGGGGTGATTGGCGACAGTGCCAACGCCGCCATGTTAGTGACAACGGCTCGTAAAATGGGACTGCGCGTAGGCGCATACGGTGCTGATGAAACAAGTGAAGCCTTGCAATTGGCTGATTTTAAGGCTGTCGGAACAACCAAGGACCAGGATAAGTTACAACATTTTGCGGAGAGTTGTGCCGCCATTGTCTATGACTCTGATCGGGTCAGCACGAATGTCATCAAGTTTTTGACACAGTATACACGGATTCCACAGGGGAGTGACATGCTGGAGATGATGCAGGACCGGTTACTAGAGCGGGCCTTCTTCGAACAGCTCAACGTCAATATTGCCCCATATGCTACCATTATTAATTTGGATGACGTTTATCAATCCATCAACTCCATTGGGTATCCGTGCGTGTTGAAACCCATTCAAAAAGAATGGTCACGTGGTCGGGAGCTGGTCATCAAAACGCAGACAGACATTGCCAAAGCAGCGGGATTGTTAGACTGGGGAACCTATATTTTGGAATCCCAAATTGCCTACGACCGTGAATATTCCATCATGGTGGCGCGTGACCAGTCTGGTAATCAGCAGGTTTTCCCAATCACGGAGGTCCAATCTGATGGTGACCGGACGTCTAAAACCTGGATGCCGGCACAGGTTGATCAGGCAGTTGCCAGTGAGATCCATCGAATAGCTGGTGAGGTTGCTAAGAACGTAAACTACGTTGGGGTCTTTGAAGTCTCCTTCTACCTGACTAGCAGTGGCGCCATTTACGTGAAAAAGATTGTACCGGCACCAAGCGATGCTGGGTACGTCTTCGAAGTTTCGACCACAGTCAATGAGTTCAGCCAACACCTACGGGCAATTGCTGGTTTACCATTGGCAGAACCACAAGTCTTGACGCCAGCAGTGACGGTTGCCTTTACGGCCGCCCAGTTGGCCGCGGTTCGAACACAATGGCAGTTGAAACCTAACTGGCACTTTACGTTCTATCACTTGCGTCATCAAGAGGACGATGATGTGATGGGACACATTGCCGTTCAGGGAAGTGCAGTTAAATTAATTTTAGATCAACTCGATGATACGGGAATTTGGGCGGCAACCAATGATGCGCCAACGCAAGCTTAG
- the pcrA gene encoding DNA helicase PcrA, with protein MAGEELLTGMNDKQTEAVLQTEGPLLVLAGAGSGKTRVLTHRVAYLIEHENVMPWRILAITFTNKAAKEMRERVIKLLGPDGSDVWVSTFHALCVRILRRDADKLGYNRAFTIADPGEQRTLIKRVLQQLNLDVKKFDPRSVLGAISNAKNALQTPAMMREAAGNPFEETVSNVYENYQRELQANQAMDFDDLIMLTIKLFKQDQEVLGYYQDKFRYIHVDEYQDTNDAQYTLVNMLAKKHGNLCVVGDGDQSIYGWRGANMENILNFEHDYPDAHVTLLEQNYRSTKTILQAANDVIQQNVNRKKKDLWTENPEGDKISYYRGQNENDEAHYVVAKIQEEREQNHHDYGDFAILYRTNAQSRVIEETLVKANIPYTMVGGHKFYDRKEIRDVLAYLTLIANPADSMSLERIINEPKRGIGATSVEKLRGFAEMNDWTELEATRNVSLANNLGARIRNAMEKFGLTIKAIQDDAATMSVSDITNAILDKTGYMAALKASKNLEAETRIENIEEFLSVTQKFDTDWDQADHDEDEERLVEFLADLALVSAQDDVEEEPAEVTLMTLHAAKGLEFPVIFLMGLEEGIFPLSRALLEDDELEEERRLAYVGITRAQKKLYLTNAYSRMLYGRRQNNPQSRFITEVAPELLHLDYSETKSGLAPSRQDVPFARRTASAVATPYHGKTGRVSEPAGTGAGKLSWSVGDKASHKKWGIGTVVKVNGTGEDAELDIAFPEQGVKRLLAAFAPIKRVE; from the coding sequence GTGGCAGGAGAAGAATTGTTAACTGGCATGAACGATAAGCAAACGGAGGCCGTCCTTCAAACGGAGGGACCGCTGTTAGTATTGGCGGGTGCCGGTAGTGGAAAGACCCGAGTCTTAACGCACCGGGTAGCTTACTTGATTGAACACGAAAATGTGATGCCATGGCGGATTTTAGCCATTACCTTTACCAACAAGGCGGCCAAGGAAATGCGTGAACGGGTCATCAAGCTGTTAGGACCTGATGGCAGTGACGTGTGGGTCTCCACGTTTCATGCGTTGTGTGTTCGAATTTTACGACGAGATGCCGATAAATTAGGCTACAACCGGGCTTTTACTATTGCGGATCCGGGTGAGCAGCGGACGCTGATCAAGCGGGTCTTGCAACAACTTAATTTAGACGTTAAAAAGTTCGATCCTCGGTCCGTCTTAGGGGCCATTTCCAACGCTAAGAACGCCCTCCAGACGCCAGCAATGATGCGTGAGGCTGCTGGTAATCCGTTTGAAGAAACGGTGTCGAACGTTTATGAAAATTATCAGCGAGAGTTACAAGCAAACCAAGCGATGGACTTTGATGATTTAATCATGCTGACCATCAAGCTATTTAAGCAGGATCAAGAGGTCCTGGGTTACTATCAGGATAAATTCCGCTACATCCACGTTGATGAATACCAAGATACCAACGATGCTCAGTATACTTTGGTCAACATGCTGGCTAAAAAGCATGGCAACCTTTGTGTTGTCGGGGATGGTGACCAGAGTATTTACGGTTGGCGAGGTGCCAACATGGAAAACATCTTAAACTTTGAGCACGACTATCCGGATGCTCACGTGACGCTGCTGGAACAAAACTATCGTTCAACCAAGACGATTCTGCAAGCTGCTAACGATGTGATCCAACAAAATGTGAATCGGAAAAAGAAGGACCTGTGGACGGAAAATCCTGAAGGAGATAAGATTTCCTATTACCGGGGGCAAAACGAAAACGATGAGGCCCATTACGTGGTCGCTAAGATCCAGGAAGAACGTGAACAGAACCATCACGATTACGGGGATTTTGCTATTCTGTATCGGACCAACGCCCAGTCTCGGGTCATTGAAGAAACTTTGGTCAAGGCTAACATTCCTTATACTATGGTCGGCGGACACAAGTTCTATGATCGTAAGGAAATTCGGGATGTTTTGGCTTACTTGACGTTAATTGCCAACCCAGCGGATTCCATGAGTTTGGAGCGAATTATCAACGAACCTAAGCGGGGAATTGGAGCTACGAGTGTCGAAAAGCTACGTGGTTTTGCGGAGATGAATGACTGGACTGAGTTGGAAGCTACCCGTAACGTCAGCTTAGCCAATAATCTCGGGGCCCGCATCCGTAATGCCATGGAAAAGTTTGGTCTGACTATCAAGGCTATTCAGGATGATGCGGCGACCATGAGTGTGTCCGACATTACCAACGCTATTTTGGATAAAACTGGCTATATGGCGGCTTTAAAGGCTTCGAAGAACTTGGAAGCCGAGACGCGTATTGAAAACATCGAAGAATTCCTGTCTGTGACTCAAAAGTTCGATACGGATTGGGATCAGGCTGATCATGATGAGGATGAAGAGCGACTGGTCGAATTTCTCGCTGATTTGGCCCTGGTATCCGCTCAGGACGATGTTGAGGAAGAACCTGCTGAAGTTACCTTGATGACACTGCATGCGGCTAAGGGGCTCGAATTTCCCGTTATTTTCTTAATGGGATTGGAAGAAGGTATTTTTCCACTGTCTCGCGCATTGCTAGAAGACGACGAGTTGGAAGAAGAACGGCGATTGGCATACGTAGGGATCACGCGGGCTCAGAAGAAGCTCTATCTGACCAACGCTTACTCACGGATGTTGTATGGCCGGCGACAGAACAACCCACAGTCTCGCTTTATTACGGAAGTCGCGCCAGAACTGTTGCACTTGGATTACAGTGAAACCAAGTCAGGGCTTGCGCCAAGTCGGCAAGATGTGCCATTTGCACGGCGAACGGCAAGTGCCGTTGCTACCCCTTATCACGGGAAAACTGGTCGGGTCAGCGAACCGGCGGGTACCGGGGCAGGTAAGCTCAGCTGGTCCGTCGGGGATAAGGCTAGCCACAAGAAGTGGGGCATTGGGACCGTGGTTAAAGTTAACGGTACCGGTGAAGATGCCGAACTAGACATTGCCTTTCCAGAACAAGGTGTGAAGCGGTTATTAGCAGCGTTTGCACCAATCAAACGAGTTGAATAA